The Myxococcales bacterium region AAGGAGCCCCAAAGCTGCCATTCCAAAGTCGGGAGAGAGCGGCTTGGTCGCGACGAACGTGAGCGGGGGCAGCTCGGGGCTTTGGAGCATGGCGCGGAGGCGGTCCGCGCGCGTGTACGCGTAGAGGCCGTCGCCGACGGCAACGGTCACCGTGTCGTCCCCCGCGAGGACCGCCGTGCCGAGGACCGTGTCGTCGCGAATGACGATGACGGGGGTGGACACCTCGCCGTCACCGCGCGGCGCGCTTCCCTTCGCGATGGCGGCGTGGACCTCGGCGCTCACGCGGAGCCGAATGCCTCGTCCGTCGCTGGTGACCTCGGCAAGAAGAGGGGTGCCGAGCGTCGTGGCGAGCGGCGCGCGCTCTGCGCCACGCGTCCGAGCCAGGTCGACGCCCAGCGGATCGTAGAAGAGCGCCAGGGCGCCCGGCGCGGCGTCACGAACGGCTGCGTTCACGGCGTCGGGCGAACGCGGCGCGCCTACCGCGTCCTTCGCCTCGCGATGAAACGCGACGCCGCCACGCCACCGCAAGAGCTCGCGCACCGTCGTGGCCGCCTCGTCGGTGACGACCACGCGCACCGTAGCCCCAGCGACCGTCACGGCGGCTGCCACGCGGGCGGCGGCGAGGCGTTGCGCGATCGACTGCCGAAGGGCTTCGTCCCCCGCGGGAGCCGCGTCGCTACGAAACTCGAGCTCGACGTCGCGCTGCCCGGGAAGCGACGCGCAACCAGAGAGCGCCGCAGCGATCAGCATGAGGAGGGCGAGGGCGAGCCGCACTCGGGCATCGTAATACGGAGGCGCTTCGCTGCCGCTTCGGTTCGCTCGGCCCTCCGCCGAGCCTCCGCCGAGCTTCGATCCTGCGAAGGCGCCTCGCGATTGCCGTTGACGCCCGCGACGCTTGGGGGTGAAGTCTGGCCATGGCCGACGCGACCCCCGTCTTTGTCGCCGCCGCTGTGGTGCTCGGACTGCTCGCCGTGTGGGCCGTGTCCGTCGCCGTGCGGCCCGGACCGAAATGGGCCGCCGAGCCGCCCTCGCCAGCGCCAGACGCGAAAGCGAGCGCCAAGGCCGCTGCCGACGCGCCGGAAGCCTGATCAGCGCTGCGGACGGGGACCTACTCCGACAGCCCGAAGAAGCTCCGCACCTTGCCCAGGATCTCCAACGCGTCACGGCTCTGCCGATCGCCGTCGACCGGTTCGTCGGCGCGCACGCTCATGAGCTCGCTGCGGCGCCGCGCCAACATCGCGCTCATCTCCAGCGCCACCTCGGGCCGGTCTTGCACCACGTGCTCGAAGCTCGACTTGTCGAGCCGGTAGCAGGTCACGTCGGTGAGCGCGACGACGTCGGCGGCGCGCGGCTCACCGGTCATCAGGCCCATCTCGCCGAAGAAGCTCGGCGCCTCGAGCCGCGCGACGGTGCGGTTGCTGCCGTCGGCGGCGCGCGTTCGGATCTCGACGGTGCCGGCCACCAAGATGTAGAGCCAGTGGGCGACGGCGCCCTGACGCGTCACGACCTCGCCGGCCACGAAGTGGGCATCGAGGAGGCGCTCCGAAATGGAGAGGCGCTCCGACTCTGTGAGCGACTGAAAGAGCTCCATCCGGGCGAGCGCTTCGGCGCGGACGCTGCGGTCCTTCTCAAAGCGCCGCGTCGCCCGCGTCTCGTCGTCGTTGGTCACGACGATGGAACGGGCCGGTCGGGCCAGGTGAATGCCGGCGCGATTGAGCGCGGCGTAGATGCGCGCGCGCACGACGGAGCTCGTGGGGTCGTCGACGGCGAGGTCCGTCAGGTGGTAGCGAACCGCGTAGGCGGCGTAACCCTCGCGCGTGAAGTCCATGCAAACGCAGCTCGGCTTCGGCCTCGCGGCCACGTTAGGAATGGGTGCGGCCGCGAGCGCGTCTTCGACGACCTGCACCACACGCTGCGGTGCGTGCTTGAAGTCGACGCAAAAGTTAACCCACATGCGCGCCTGCAAGGGCTCGCCGTCGCGCTTGCCCAAGATGAGGATGTTGCCGGCGAGGAGCGCCGAGTTAGGGACGACGAGCGTGGCCCAGTCGCGCGTCTCCAGGAGCGTGTGGCGCCAGCGGATTTGCTTCACCTTGCCCTGGCGGCCGCTTTCGAGCTGAATCCAATCGCCGACGTGGATCGAGCCGTCGAGCTGGAGCGCGACGCCGCCCAAGATGTTGCCGAGCGTCGCCTGAAGCGAGATCGCGAGGATGCCGCTGACGACCGCCGAGGTCGCGATGACGGAGCTTAGGTTCCACCCGGCAGCGTGAGCGACGCCGATGGTCGTCGCGATGTACGCGAGGCCGATGGAGATGTCGCTGACGATGGAGGCGGAGCTCGACCTTCAGGCGCGGCAAGAGCGCGTCGAAGACGAAGAGGCCGACGAGGCTGACGAAGGTGAACGCTTCGAAGAGGCTCGACAGGAACTTGAAACGCGGCCCCCAGCCGGGCAGGCCCGCGAAGAGCGCCTCCGCCACCACGAAGGTCGCGAAGAGGCCATAGAGCACCACGGTGCGCTTGATGTGGCGCCGCCGGTCCGGGGCAAAGCGATTGACGAGGAACGCGACGACGATGAGGCAGAGCGCCAGCCCCAGGAGCTTCAGGGGATCGCCCAGTTCGTTCAGTCCGGCGAGGGTGGGCACCGAGGCTGGGACTCGTCAGCGAAACGCTTGGTCGAGAAGGAGCTTCTGCTCGAGGTGGTGGCTGGCGTTGGAGCCCGTCGCCGGGCTTGCGCTCTCGGGACGCGCGGCGACCGACAGCGGCAAGCGCTCACCGATGACCTCGCGAAGCCGAGAGTTCATGAAGTACCAAGCGCCCATGTTGCGCGGCTCTTCCTGGACCCAAACGAGCGGCGTGCCATCGCGGAAGCCTCGAAGCGCCTCGGTGATGGCGCCGTTTAGCGGATAGAGCTGCTCGAGCCGCACGATGGCGACGTCTTCGCGGTTCGTCTCGCGGCGGCGCTTGGCGAGGTCGTAGTAGACCTTGCCGGAGCACAAGAGCACCTTGGTCGCCTTCGCGGGGTCGACGACGTCGTCGCCGATGACGCGACGGAACGAGCCTTCCGCCAGCTCGTCGAGCGTCGAGTGGGCTTCCGGAAGGCGCAGCAGCGACTTCGGCGTCATGACGATGAGCGGCTTGCGGAGCGGGCGGAGCACCTGCCGGCGGAGGACGTGGAACACCTGCGCCGGCGTCGTCAGGTTGCAGACCTGAATGTTGTCTTCGGCGGCCTGCTGGAGGAAGCGCTCGAGGCGCGCGCTCGAGTGCTCCGGCCCCTGGCCCTCGTAGCCGTGCGGCAGGAGCAAGACGAGGCCCGAGAGGCGACCCCATTTGTCTTCCGCCGAGACGAGGAACTGATCGACGATGACCTGCGCCGAGTTCAAGAAATCGCCGAACTGCGCCTCCCAAAGGACGAGGCCGTCGGGGAAGTCGAGGCTGTAGCCGTATTCGAAGCCGAGCACGCCGGCTTCCGAGAGCGGGCTGTCCCAGACCTCGAAGCGCGCGCTCCTGCCACCGAGGTTCGAGAGCGGCGTGAACCGCTCGCCGGTCTTCGTGTCGAAGAGCACGGCGTGCCGATGGCTGAAGGTGCCGCGGCGGGCGTCCTGCCCCGAGAGGCGAATGGGGTGACCTTGGCGAAGCAGCGACGCGTAGGCCAACGTCTCGGCCGTCTCCCACATGAGCGTGCCCTGCGTTTCGGCGCGCTTGCGGCGCGCCTCGAGGGCGCCGTGGGCCTTGACGTTCGCCGACATCGTGGGCGGGGTCTCGGTGAGCTTTTGCAAGAGCTCGAGGAGCTCGGCCTTCGGGACGGCCGTCTTCGGCTCGTCGGTCTTGCCGTCGGGGCCGCCGGTGTAGCCGCTCCAGATGCCTTCAAGCGAGCTGGGCTTGTTGTGGAAGTCGCCCTGGCGAGCGTCCTTGAGGGCCGTCTCGAGGGCGGCCTTGCTCACGGCTTCGATCTCGTCGGCTTGCTCCTGCGTGATCTGCCCGGCGCCGACGAGGCGCTGCACGTACATTTGCCGGACCGTCGGCTTCTTGTCGATGAGCGCGTACATCACGGGCTGCGTGAAGCGCGGCTCGTCGGTCTCGTTGTGGCCGTAGCGGCGGTAACAGTAGACGTCGATGACGACGTCTTTGCCGAAGCGCTGACGGAACTCGATGGCGAGGCGCGTGACTTGAACGACGGCCTCGGGATCTTCGCCGTTCACGTGGAAGACCGGCACCTTCATCATCCGCGTGACGTCGGTGCAATAGCGCGTCGAGCGGGCGTCGCCGGGGAGCGTCGTGAAGCCGATTTGGTTGTTCACGACGACGTGAACGGTGCCGCCGGTGGCGTAACCTTCGAGGCCCGCGAGGTTGAGCGTCTCGGGGACGACGCCTTGCCCCATGAAGGCGGCGTCGCCGTGGATGAGAAGCGGCATGACCTGCCGGCCCGGCTGCCGATCTTGCTTCGCGCGAACGCGTCCCTCGACGACAGGGTTGACCCACTCGAGGTGGCTCGGATTGAAGGCGAGCGAGAGGTGCACTGTGCGGCCGCTCTGCGTGAGACGGTCCTTCGAGTACCCGAGGTGGTACTTGACGTCGCCGGCGCCCATCCAGCGCTCCGGCTGCTTGTCGTCGAAGGCGGCGAAGATCTCACGGGGCTCCTTGCCCATGATGTTCGCGAGGACGTTCAGGCGGCCGCGGTGAGCCATGCCCATGACGATCTCGTCGACGCCGAGCCGGCCTGATTCTTCGACGAGGAGGTCCAGCAAGGCGACGACGCTCTCGGCGCCTTCGACGGAGAAGCGCTTCGCGCCCATGTAGTTCTTCGCGATGAAGGTCTCGAAGACCTCGGCGTCGGTCAGCTTCTTCAAGACGCGCAGCACCTCGAGCGGCGCGAGCGATGCGCGGTTCTTGGTGCGCTCCATCTTCTGCTGGAGCCAGATGCGCATGTCCGGCTCTTCGATGTGCGTGAACTCGACGCCAATCGAGCGGCAATACGTCTCGGTGAGGTGCGCGACGATCTCGCGAAGCGTGGCGCGCTCGGGCATGCCGTTGATGCCGGCGGTGGGGTAGACGATGTCGAGATCGGCGGCGGAGAAGCCGAAGTTGCCGAGGTCGAGCTCCGGCGCCGCGTCGGGCGGTTGGCCCAAGGGGTCGACGTTGGCAAAGAGGTGGCCACGAACGCGGTACGCGTTGATGAGTTGGAAGACGCGGGCGTAGCCTGCCGCCGTCGCGAGGATCTGCTCGTCGCGGCTGATGACCGGCGGCAAGTGGGCCGTTCCGTTGATGTACGCCTGGATGCCGCGCGTCGACGACGGCCCGCTCGCCTCGGCGCCGCGCGCCGCCGGCGCCTCCGAGCCCGTCACGCGATGGCCGTTGGTGCCAGGCCCGTTGGTCTGAGACGCGCGCGGCGCTTGAGCGGGCGCCAAGGACTGCTCGTCGAAGAACTTTCGCCAGTAGTCGTCGACCGATTGAGGACTCTGAAGGTACTGCGCGTGGAGGTCTTCCACGAAGCCGGCGTTGATTCCGAACTGATCGAACATGGCCTGTTACTTCCTCACTTCAACCAACTAGCGAGATCCACGTTGGGATCCAGGGCCACGACCATCGCGTCGATGGACATGGCGTCGAGCTTGTTGCTCGACAAGCTCACGACCACACCGTGCGGCGTACGCGTCAGCACCACATAGTGAGCCTGCAGGGGGCGTGCCTCGGCGGCGTTTGGCACGAGGGTGGGGGAGTTGTCGACGACGGG contains the following coding sequences:
- a CDS encoding mechanosensitive ion channel family protein; the encoded protein is MGGVALQLDGSIHVGDWIQLESGRQGKVKQIRWRHTLLETRDWATLVVPNSALLAGNILILGKRDGEPLQARMWVNFCVDFKHAPQRVVQVVEDALAAAPIPNVAARPKPSCVCMDFTREGYAAYAVRYHLTDLAVDDPTSSVVRARIYAALNRAGIHLARPARSIVVTNDDETRATRRFEKDRSVRAEALARMELFQSLTESERLSISERLLDAHFVAGEVVTRQGAVAHWLYILVAGTVEIRTRAADGSNRTVARLEAPSFFGEMGLMTGEPRAADVVALTDVTCYRLDKSSFEHVVQDRPEVALEMSAMLARRRSELMSVRADEPVDGDRQSRDALEILGKVRSFFGLSE
- a CDS encoding 2-oxoglutarate dehydrogenase E1 component; the protein is MFDQFGINAGFVEDLHAQYLQSPQSVDDYWRKFFDEQSLAPAQAPRASQTNGPGTNGHRVTGSEAPAARGAEASGPSSTRGIQAYINGTAHLPPVISRDEQILATAAGYARVFQLINAYRVRGHLFANVDPLGQPPDAAPELDLGNFGFSAADLDIVYPTAGINGMPERATLREIVAHLTETYCRSIGVEFTHIEEPDMRIWLQQKMERTKNRASLAPLEVLRVLKKLTDAEVFETFIAKNYMGAKRFSVEGAESVVALLDLLVEESGRLGVDEIVMGMAHRGRLNVLANIMGKEPREIFAAFDDKQPERWMGAGDVKYHLGYSKDRLTQSGRTVHLSLAFNPSHLEWVNPVVEGRVRAKQDRQPGRQVMPLLIHGDAAFMGQGVVPETLNLAGLEGYATGGTVHVVVNNQIGFTTLPGDARSTRYCTDVTRMMKVPVFHVNGEDPEAVVQVTRLAIEFRQRFGKDVVIDVYCYRRYGHNETDEPRFTQPVMYALIDKKPTVRQMYVQRLVGAGQITQEQADEIEAVSKAALETALKDARQGDFHNKPSSLEGIWSGYTGGPDGKTDEPKTAVPKAELLELLQKLTETPPTMSANVKAHGALEARRKRAETQGTLMWETAETLAYASLLRQGHPIRLSGQDARRGTFSHRHAVLFDTKTGERFTPLSNLGGRSARFEVWDSPLSEAGVLGFEYGYSLDFPDGLVLWEAQFGDFLNSAQVIVDQFLVSAEDKWGRLSGLVLLLPHGYEGQGPEHSSARLERFLQQAAEDNIQVCNLTTPAQVFHVLRRQVLRPLRKPLIVMTPKSLLRLPEAHSTLDELAEGSFRRVIGDDVVDPAKATKVLLCSGKVYYDLAKRRRETNREDVAIVRLEQLYPLNGAITEALRGFRDGTPLVWVQEEPRNMGAWYFMNSRLREVIGERLPLSVAARPESASPATGSNASHHLEQKLLLDQAFR